The following proteins are co-located in the Candidatus Protochlamydia naegleriophila genome:
- a CDS encoding ABC transporter ATP-binding protein — MLFIETVMTPIISIYRLNLNEKILERCNLLLMEKANALDSLEPFENPKFYDEMQFLKNESSRKPLNFVYIITGFARDFITLISILGVLFSIAWWIPFCMLLAGIPHALSTFWFEKQAWDQMLFNSPESRKMAWLASLPLDSRAAKEIRLFDFGSFLSDKYKEIVKKTHEALSKERWEKSKLFILLSALTVIGNIVVLSVVLLQTKNGGLLFAGFIVVIQAIFMTQTQLANCIANFGMFAPALLFFSKLRNFLKNHLNQNLRINKEPLPNFIHEIQFKNVTFRYSDGREALSNVSFTIKHGEKIAIVGENGAGKSTIVKLLLRFYDPTEGSITINGQNLLHLEAKEWRSKISGVFQDFGQYHFSIKENISLALRDCSEDSILQATRKGGFFPILERLPLKLNTLLGKEFGGTTLSGGEWQRLAMSRAFLKNADLLILDEPTASLDPPNEQETFKKFAEQADTCTTLLITHRLGSIKMANRILVLKKGCLIEQGTHTSLLSLKGEYAHLFNIQADQYLSN; from the coding sequence ATGTTATTTATCGAAACTGTTATGACCCCTATTATTTCTATTTACCGTCTAAATTTAAATGAAAAGATTTTAGAGCGCTGTAATTTACTTCTTATGGAAAAGGCAAATGCTCTAGATAGTCTCGAACCATTTGAAAATCCAAAATTTTACGATGAAATGCAATTTCTTAAAAATGAAAGTTCTCGAAAGCCTTTGAATTTTGTTTACATTATTACGGGATTTGCAAGAGATTTTATTACACTTATATCTATTTTAGGAGTTTTATTTTCAATTGCTTGGTGGATTCCTTTTTGTATGTTATTGGCTGGCATTCCTCATGCCTTATCGACCTTTTGGTTTGAAAAGCAGGCTTGGGATCAAATGCTATTTAACAGTCCTGAATCTCGCAAAATGGCGTGGCTTGCATCATTACCTTTGGACTCAAGAGCTGCAAAGGAGATCAGACTTTTTGATTTTGGAAGTTTCTTATCAGATAAGTATAAGGAAATTGTCAAAAAGACTCATGAAGCGCTTTCTAAGGAGCGATGGGAAAAATCGAAATTATTTATTCTTTTATCAGCTTTAACAGTGATTGGGAATATCGTAGTTTTGAGCGTAGTACTATTACAAACCAAGAATGGTGGACTATTGTTTGCCGGATTCATTGTAGTCATTCAAGCTATTTTTATGACTCAAACGCAATTAGCAAACTGTATTGCCAATTTTGGAATGTTCGCACCGGCACTTCTTTTCTTCTCCAAGCTGCGAAATTTTCTTAAAAATCATCTTAATCAAAATTTAAGAATAAACAAAGAACCTTTGCCAAATTTTATTCACGAAATTCAATTTAAGAATGTGACTTTTAGATACAGCGATGGTAGAGAAGCTCTCTCAAATGTCTCTTTTACGATTAAGCATGGAGAAAAGATTGCCATTGTTGGTGAAAATGGGGCTGGTAAGTCAACTATTGTCAAATTGCTTTTGCGTTTTTACGATCCTACAGAGGGCAGCATTACAATCAATGGGCAAAATCTTTTACATCTTGAAGCCAAAGAATGGCGTTCTAAAATTAGTGGTGTGTTTCAAGATTTTGGGCAGTATCATTTTAGTATTAAAGAAAACATTTCTCTAGCTTTGAGGGATTGTAGCGAAGATTCAATCCTTCAAGCCACCCGAAAAGGAGGCTTTTTTCCCATTCTAGAGCGTCTTCCCTTGAAATTAAATACATTGTTGGGAAAAGAATTTGGAGGCACAACTTTATCTGGTGGAGAATGGCAGCGTTTAGCAATGTCTAGAGCCTTTTTAAAAAACGCAGATCTGCTTATCCTGGATGAACCCACAGCTTCTTTAGATCCTCCAAATGAACAAGAAACGTTTAAGAAGTTTGCGGAACAGGCTGATACATGCACAACCCTTTTAATTACACATCGACTTGGATCCATTAAAATGGCAAACCGAATTCTCGTATTAAAAAAAGGTTGTTTAATCGAACAAGGTACCCATACCTCTCTTCTTAGTTTAAAGGGAGAGTATGCCCATCTTTTTAATATTCAAGCAGATCAATATCTATCGAACTAG
- a CDS encoding RHS repeat domain-containing protein produces MSTPRAFAPTHDHQGHVVGLIDANTGKPCEAYRYTTFGEETLINAQGAIIQTSEVGNPWRFASKRVDPETGWVYFGRRFYDPSNGRWTTTDPLGFADGPNLYAYLHHSPLSAFDAYGFVGEAYRDGCNVATNPNYFDGISNEYSPVFGDNAGNDAWASVQWQERKENLYAAFAGCVHGCFDFLTSHAYLFQSLALAAGCDDLECSLEERLQIQQAFAISQSNQIAATDAFVQQTMGVDANNAIYQAFRSGTTTTLEVATIAMGGYGLAKGAVGVVKAARVGMLEARMAKGLVKQEVKESKKLVSASNSKLATSSGKLPSHLTSDQLSEAEKVIDRGGLTKAGRALQKHGDRPKTAFPKAKGNISQVNSQGQDILDNILTHPNQEIISWNSRTYGDLVDIQIPGQGGARFSSKGNLIGFLEP; encoded by the coding sequence GTGAGTACGCCACGCGCCTTCGCGCCCACTCATGACCATCAAGGCCATGTCGTTGGCCTCATTGATGCCAATACAGGCAAACCTTGCGAGGCCTATCGCTATACCACGTTTGGTGAGGAAACCCTCATCAACGCGCAAGGTGCTATCATTCAAACCTCTGAAGTGGGCAATCCATGGCGCTTTGCCAGCAAGCGGGTCGATCCGGAAACAGGCTGGGTCTACTTCGGCAGACGCTTTTATGATCCAAGCAACGGACGCTGGACAACAACTGATCCCCTCGGTTTTGCCGATGGCCCCAACCTCTATGCCTACTTGCATCACAGTCCCCTTTCTGCCTTTGATGCCTATGGCTTCGTCGGCGAAGCGTACCGCGATGGCTGCAATGTAGCAACCAATCCCAACTATTTTGATGGTATCTCCAATGAATATTCCCCTGTTTTTGGCGATAATGCCGGTAATGATGCATGGGCTAGTGTTCAATGGCAAGAAAGAAAAGAGAACCTTTATGCAGCCTTTGCCGGTTGTGTTCATGGTTGTTTCGATTTCCTAACTAGCCATGCTTATCTTTTTCAATCGCTGGCCTTGGCAGCAGGCTGTGATGATTTAGAGTGTTCGTTAGAAGAAAGGCTGCAAATTCAGCAAGCCTTTGCGATTTCCCAAAGCAATCAGATAGCAGCAACTGATGCGTTCGTCCAACAAACTATGGGAGTCGATGCTAATAATGCCATCTATCAAGCCTTTCGAAGCGGTACCACAACAACCCTAGAGGTTGCTACAATAGCGATGGGAGGCTATGGACTAGCCAAAGGAGCAGTTGGAGTAGTCAAAGCTGCGCGGGTTGGAATGCTTGAAGCCAGAATGGCAAAAGGCTTAGTTAAACAAGAAGTTAAAGAATCAAAAAAACTAGTATCCGCTTCAAATTCAAAGTTAGCAACTTCTAGCGGGAAATTACCTTCTCATTTAACATCAGATCAACTCTCCGAAGCTGAAAAGGTTATTGACAGAGGCGGGCTGACTAAAGCTGGACGTGCTTTACAAAAACATGGAGATAGACCTAAAACCGCATTTCCTAAGGCTAAAGGAAATATTTCTCAAGTGAATTCTCAAGGACAAGACATTCTTGATAATATTTTAACCCATCCTAACCAAGAAATTATTAGCTGGAATAGCAGAACCTATGGAGACTTGGTTGATATTCAAATTCCTGGCCAAGGTGGAGCAAGATTTTCTTCAAAAGGCAATTTAATCGGATTTTTGGAGCCCTAA
- a CDS encoding CPCC family cysteine-rich protein: protein MQMFRCPCCGYLTLPEPESGTFEICQVDDDVQ, encoded by the coding sequence ATGCAAATGTTTCGTTGCCCTTGTTGCGGTTATTTAACATTGCCAGAGCCTGAATCTGGAACATTTGAAATATGTCAGGTGGATGATGATGTCCAATGA
- a CDS encoding RHS repeat-associated core domain-containing protein, whose product MKAIYLLWVVFGMMVSLACFADDSDTRLTAECEPIATVADCVNVISGDYFEAHADIRFNDSDSWGLSRFYDSGHLVDRSFLGFGFGSNFPFEAKEPKKNNKHSDGWVEEREGCCIPYRSSKGVLSTYKIDKRILQKGYTNLSRPALKPHVNIANMEGKFKKEGWEIKSGNGSERFYGKYKITDSGNNETTSYYDLRQEILPNGNRMLFSYANMGEMHWPSRIALTDPKGEVILSELVFQYSKDLVRVSNDRGDTVAYLKSKEKRKSVTKAGTTWKTAFFLTDVHSPQHTPVKYHLADNNDSSAFCVAKVEKIDGRYLKISYNDQSKVKSLAGPLGAQGEEKIFQRFFYKKQHTQVLDAFDQLTTYHFCSNKRLTAIAYYDVKNGKQPNIGKEGAKEENFDLLKEERFSWKTEEGKEGWLTSKTIVDGAGHILQKNAYRYDDHGNCVKEIWKGNLTGRGFDVFSEKDELTSNGVESYEKRYKYSNDGFNLLLEETTPEGLTTRYAYIPRTNRLISKLVLYDGKIQERTFYEYHPYGVLIQTIEDDGSSDKDFDLTDVTIRRVKKIEADLRSRSPSFGKPLAIQESYQNHHTGGQLVNLKTVRFTYSPRGLVSCEKVYDAEDQFRYQVLTEYDEKDRLILKVDPLGQQTRYAYDHNDNKTEEELLGSGKKTVYVYDTANRMIQKKESHKNERDEEIIFNLFYTYDALNRLTSEQDAFGNVTSYTYDRLGRQTGCIKPTVLDSNGQVFSPTVKRVYNLLNQLIEETDENGHTTKTRYTVYGKPTYLEHPDGTVERFEYYSNGRLKQAWQADGTSSHYIYNPKGQVTLEEAFDAAGILLSKQSYSYKGSLLQSSIDAMGVKTSYFYDGAGRKIQDVCRDHQVTYHYDPLGRIYKVIHRGEEGQQRVEWTDYDYLDRIVLKQQLDERGIVYGKEAFCYDSQGYCTNHTIYHQDNQPASEESEFYPWGALARKKDALGQITEYTYEFSHYNALNQKVLKKTVKEPSGRHIIEVEDACHRLVQQETYHPHLIALTQFSYDGKDNLIVQREAVINKEVIEGYYTIERSYNSRDLLEKIVEKPALKTTCYQYDARGRLAAKIKSDGVLLSYRYNPLGHLIELTASDRSLSYIYHYDLQGHLLGIHDAIHNKQQKRSYDCLGRLVEENLGNQLILRYRYDPFDRIKNLIFPDGSSIHYTYNAFRLTHVERLSKDEKSLYTCQIPEYDWCGRIRSRQLPFGTVDYTYDLLGRPLSIQGPEWSQQIHRYDGSGNLLSQSIQDTDGKWSEQFGYDGLNQLISEKGVLTNDYCYDSLHNRREHNKQINEINSLNQLVKDADSDYAYDANGNLVEQTNPNALYHYDALDRLSTLVSDGQITHFIYDGLGRCLEISDQKSHRCLLYQGEQEIGSWENGELKELCVTHSESMLHPMLAIELEGKPFVPIQDHRRNLCCLLDWKGHYIESHRYSAFGLVAPTFKKAQTPWQFSGKRTVAHLVYFGHRFYSPQMGKWLNPDPSGFEDGPNLYAYVHNNPLMHFDLLGLFDLDLTDKTFLERMQALDFESFASQAEFSPTYFSGYSAQGMRQGLWNAYRSPFITASNNYDRYVDFNEGDFNKRFEGLSSQEYLSQLGLISGEALGTGVQVAAILVLTKEVAALAGASLLRAGIGATKLFWNKAITQAAAENSTTRITEIAKSQFSHLSEAFLSAKKSLGVNQEALKLARELNFTSTTMERMSRPHRYVPRHILAKAILSGKRGIDPQGSKNAIQIVEQVFINKKPYRLEIIYNESEKRILHFHYEK is encoded by the coding sequence ATGAAAGCTATCTATTTATTGTGGGTGGTGTTCGGAATGATGGTATCTCTTGCATGTTTTGCTGATGATTCAGATACCCGCTTGACAGCAGAATGTGAACCGATAGCAACAGTGGCTGATTGTGTAAATGTTATTTCCGGCGATTACTTCGAAGCCCATGCTGATATCCGATTTAATGATAGTGATTCATGGGGACTTAGTCGCTTCTATGACAGCGGCCATTTAGTGGATCGATCTTTTTTGGGGTTTGGATTCGGCTCTAATTTTCCTTTTGAAGCGAAAGAACCTAAAAAGAACAATAAACATAGCGATGGATGGGTAGAAGAAAGAGAGGGATGCTGTATCCCTTATCGCAGTAGCAAGGGTGTATTATCAACTTATAAGATTGATAAGCGCATTTTACAAAAAGGGTACACGAACCTTTCAAGGCCAGCTCTTAAGCCTCATGTCAATATTGCCAATATGGAAGGGAAATTTAAAAAAGAAGGATGGGAAATCAAGTCGGGAAATGGATCTGAGCGCTTTTATGGAAAGTATAAAATAACGGACTCTGGAAATAATGAGACGACTTCTTATTACGATTTGAGGCAGGAAATTTTGCCCAATGGAAATCGAATGCTATTTAGCTATGCGAACATGGGTGAGATGCATTGGCCTTCTAGGATCGCATTGACAGATCCTAAAGGAGAAGTGATTCTAAGCGAACTTGTTTTTCAATATAGCAAAGACCTTGTTCGTGTTTCAAACGATCGTGGAGATACGGTTGCCTATCTAAAGAGTAAAGAAAAACGTAAATCTGTCACAAAGGCGGGGACAACATGGAAAACCGCTTTTTTTCTAACAGATGTGCATTCTCCCCAGCATACGCCTGTCAAATACCATCTAGCAGATAACAATGATAGCAGCGCTTTTTGTGTTGCAAAGGTCGAGAAGATAGATGGTCGGTATTTGAAAATTTCCTATAACGACCAAAGTAAAGTGAAGTCTTTGGCTGGTCCTTTAGGGGCTCAAGGCGAAGAAAAGATTTTTCAGCGCTTTTTTTATAAAAAACAGCATACACAAGTTTTGGACGCTTTTGATCAATTAACGACCTATCATTTCTGCTCTAATAAACGTTTGACGGCTATTGCTTACTATGACGTGAAAAATGGTAAACAGCCGAATATTGGAAAAGAGGGGGCTAAAGAAGAGAATTTTGATCTATTAAAGGAAGAGCGTTTTTCTTGGAAGACTGAGGAGGGGAAAGAAGGATGGTTAACTTCGAAAACGATTGTCGACGGAGCAGGGCATATTTTACAGAAAAATGCTTATCGTTACGATGATCATGGAAACTGTGTTAAAGAAATCTGGAAAGGCAATTTAACAGGTCGTGGGTTTGACGTTTTTTCAGAAAAAGATGAGCTAACATCTAACGGTGTCGAGAGCTATGAAAAACGGTATAAATATTCTAATGATGGTTTCAATCTTCTACTGGAAGAAACAACACCTGAAGGATTAACGACCCGTTATGCCTATATTCCTCGTACGAATAGACTCATCAGCAAACTTGTTTTATACGATGGTAAGATTCAAGAGAGAACATTCTATGAATACCATCCTTATGGAGTATTAATTCAAACAATCGAAGACGATGGAAGCTCGGATAAAGATTTCGATTTGACGGATGTAACGATCAGACGTGTTAAAAAAATCGAAGCTGATCTCCGCTCTCGCTCTCCCAGTTTTGGAAAGCCTCTCGCTATTCAAGAGAGCTATCAAAATCACCATACAGGCGGCCAGTTAGTCAATTTGAAAACTGTCCGCTTCACTTATAGTCCAAGGGGACTTGTCAGTTGTGAAAAAGTGTACGACGCAGAAGATCAATTCAGATATCAAGTGTTAACTGAGTATGATGAGAAAGATCGTCTCATCTTAAAAGTGGATCCACTTGGTCAACAAACGCGTTATGCTTACGATCACAATGACAATAAGACAGAAGAAGAACTCCTAGGTTCAGGCAAAAAGACGGTCTATGTGTATGATACTGCAAATCGCATGATCCAAAAGAAAGAGAGTCATAAAAATGAGAGAGATGAGGAGATCATTTTTAATCTCTTCTATACATATGACGCTCTTAATCGTCTTACATCTGAGCAAGATGCTTTTGGTAATGTGACTTCCTATACCTACGATAGACTTGGACGCCAAACAGGTTGCATTAAACCGACTGTGTTGGATTCAAACGGACAGGTGTTTTCCCCAACAGTAAAAAGGGTCTATAATCTCCTCAATCAATTGATAGAAGAAACGGATGAAAATGGGCATACGACAAAAACACGTTACACGGTCTATGGTAAACCGACCTATCTTGAACATCCAGACGGGACCGTTGAGCGGTTCGAATACTACTCAAATGGCCGCTTAAAGCAAGCGTGGCAAGCAGACGGAACCTCTTCTCATTATATCTATAATCCGAAAGGACAAGTCACTCTAGAAGAAGCATTTGATGCAGCAGGTATTCTTCTTTCAAAGCAAAGCTATAGTTATAAAGGATCACTTTTACAATCTAGCATTGATGCGATGGGCGTCAAGACCTCTTATTTTTACGACGGGGCAGGCCGTAAAATTCAAGATGTTTGTCGAGATCATCAGGTCACTTATCACTATGACCCTTTGGGGCGTATATACAAAGTCATTCATAGGGGCGAAGAGGGGCAGCAACGCGTTGAATGGACTGATTATGACTATTTAGACCGCATAGTCCTTAAGCAACAATTGGATGAACGCGGCATAGTGTACGGCAAGGAAGCATTCTGTTATGATAGTCAAGGCTATTGTACGAATCATACCATTTATCACCAAGATAACCAGCCTGCTAGTGAAGAGAGTGAGTTTTATCCTTGGGGGGCCTTAGCAAGGAAAAAAGATGCTCTTGGACAGATTACTGAATATACCTATGAGTTTAGCCATTACAATGCCCTCAATCAAAAAGTTCTCAAAAAAACAGTTAAAGAGCCATCAGGCCGTCATATCATTGAGGTAGAGGATGCTTGCCATCGTTTAGTGCAGCAGGAAACTTATCATCCCCATTTAATCGCTTTGACGCAGTTCAGCTATGATGGTAAAGACAATCTAATTGTACAGCGAGAAGCCGTTATCAACAAAGAAGTCATTGAAGGTTATTATACGATTGAGAGAAGCTATAATTCGAGAGACTTGCTTGAAAAGATAGTTGAAAAGCCAGCCTTGAAAACAACTTGTTATCAATATGATGCAAGAGGTCGTTTAGCAGCAAAAATAAAATCGGATGGGGTTCTTTTAAGTTATCGCTACAATCCCTTAGGTCATCTGATAGAGTTGACTGCAAGTGATCGTAGCCTATCCTATATCTATCACTATGATTTGCAAGGCCATTTACTCGGGATCCATGATGCGATTCACAATAAGCAACAAAAACGCTCTTATGATTGCCTCGGACGATTAGTAGAAGAAAATCTAGGTAATCAGTTAATCCTTCGCTATCGCTATGATCCTTTTGACCGGATTAAAAATCTGATTTTTCCCGATGGATCATCGATTCATTATACTTACAATGCCTTTCGACTTACACATGTTGAGCGTTTAAGCAAGGATGAAAAGAGCCTCTATACATGCCAAATCCCTGAATACGACTGGTGCGGCCGAATACGATCACGTCAATTGCCATTTGGCACAGTTGACTATACCTATGATCTCTTGGGAAGGCCCCTTTCTATTCAAGGCCCTGAGTGGAGCCAGCAGATTCATCGTTATGATGGATCTGGAAATTTGCTTTCACAATCCATTCAAGATACAGACGGTAAATGGAGCGAGCAATTTGGGTATGACGGCCTTAATCAGCTCATTTCAGAAAAAGGAGTCTTAACAAATGACTATTGTTACGATTCGCTTCATAATCGACGAGAGCATAATAAGCAGATTAATGAGATCAATTCGCTTAATCAACTTGTTAAAGATGCGGATAGCGACTATGCCTATGATGCCAATGGTAATCTTGTAGAGCAAACTAATCCTAATGCTCTTTATCATTATGATGCACTAGATCGCCTCTCTACTCTTGTTTCAGACGGACAAATCACTCATTTTATTTATGATGGGTTGGGACGTTGTCTTGAAATAAGCGATCAGAAATCTCATCGCTGTTTACTCTATCAAGGCGAACAAGAAATCGGATCTTGGGAGAATGGAGAGTTAAAAGAGCTTTGCGTCACCCATTCTGAAAGCATGCTTCATCCGATGTTGGCAATCGAGTTAGAGGGAAAACCTTTTGTCCCTATTCAAGACCATAGACGCAACCTATGTTGCTTATTGGACTGGAAAGGACATTACATTGAATCGCATCGTTATAGTGCTTTTGGCTTGGTTGCACCAACCTTTAAAAAAGCACAGACCCCTTGGCAATTTTCCGGTAAGCGCACAGTTGCTCATCTCGTTTATTTCGGTCATCGTTTTTATTCCCCACAAATGGGAAAGTGGTTGAATCCTGATCCAAGTGGCTTTGAAGATGGTCCTAATCTCTATGCTTATGTACACAACAATCCTTTAATGCACTTTGATTTGTTGGGGCTATTTGATTTAGATTTGACGGATAAGACCTTTTTAGAAAGAATGCAAGCACTCGATTTTGAAAGTTTTGCTTCGCAAGCAGAGTTTAGTCCGACTTATTTTTCAGGTTATTCAGCACAAGGAATGCGTCAAGGCTTGTGGAATGCTTACCGTTCTCCTTTTATAACCGCTAGCAATAACTACGATAGGTATGTTGATTTTAATGAAGGGGACTTCAATAAACGATTTGAAGGGCTAAGTTCTCAAGAGTATTTAAGTCAGCTTGGATTGATAAGCGGGGAAGCGCTCGGAACTGGAGTGCAAGTTGCTGCTATTCTTGTTTTAACAAAGGAAGTTGCAGCTTTAGCTGGAGCGTCATTGCTTCGCGCTGGAATTGGTGCGACAAAACTCTTTTGGAATAAGGCTATTACTCAAGCGGCGGCTGAAAATTCAACAACTAGAATTACAGAAATTGCCAAATCTCAATTTTCACATTTATCCGAAGCTTTTCTCTCCGCCAAGAAATCCTTGGGAGTAAATCAAGAAGCATTAAAGTTGGCTAGAGAATTAAATTTTACTTCCACAACAATGGAAAGAATGTCCAGGCCTCATAGATACGTCCCTCGACATATTCTTGCTAAAGCTATATTAAGTGGTAAGAGAGGGATCGATCCTCAAGGTTCAAAAAATGCCATTCAAATTGTTGAACAGGTGTTCATCAATAAAAAACCATACAGGCTTGAGATTATTTATAATGAATCAGAAAAAAGAATACTTCACTTTCACTATGAGAAATAA
- a CDS encoding helix-turn-helix domain-containing protein, with amino-acid sequence MTLGDLERAKLTSQHKQERDGRIRDRIKAVLLHDKGWSLRQIAEALLISDEAVRNHIQDYDSSRKLCPEGGGSKEKLSRVQSEKLELHLQKHTYLYVKDIVAYVEAVFGIAYTVRELRDWLQRHGFSYKKPAVVPGKANKEQQEKWLVEYNKLRQELPPDETICFIDGVHPTHNVQPAYGWIKKGVIYNTYYEHVDDFREAVFGFFTVLSSVTVGSVLGQMLRGRVRDKFHPIQAPAANF; translated from the coding sequence ATGACACTAGGCGACTTAGAACGGGCAAAGCTCACATCACAACATAAACAAGAACGAGATGGTCGGATACGTGATCGGATCAAAGCGGTCTTACTTCACGACAAAGGATGGTCTCTTCGACAGATCGCAGAGGCCTTATTAATCTCTGACGAGGCTGTTCGCAATCACATTCAAGACTATGACTCTTCTAGAAAATTATGCCCAGAGGGTGGCGGATCAAAAGAGAAGCTTTCTAGAGTGCAATCTGAGAAACTTGAACTTCACCTTCAAAAACATACTTACCTCTATGTCAAGGATATTGTAGCATATGTAGAAGCTGTTTTTGGAATCGCCTACACCGTTCGTGAGCTGAGGGATTGGCTACAAAGACATGGGTTTTCTTACAAAAAACCCGCTGTTGTACCCGGAAAGGCCAACAAGGAACAGCAAGAAAAGTGGTTGGTTGAGTACAATAAACTTCGACAAGAGCTTCCTCCAGATGAAACGATCTGCTTTATCGATGGCGTGCACCCAACACATAACGTACAGCCTGCTTACGGGTGGATTAAGAAGGGGGTGATTTATAATACTTATTATGAGCACGTTGACGATTTTAGAGAGGCCGTCTTCGGATTTTTTACTGTGCTATCGTCTGTAACTGTAGGTTCAGTTTTGGGTCAGATGTTAAGAGGTCGAGTCAGGGATAAATTTCACCCTATTCAAGCTCCTGCTGCCAATTTTTGA